A region from the Salvia splendens isolate huo1 chromosome 15, SspV2, whole genome shotgun sequence genome encodes:
- the LOC121767784 gene encoding reticulon-like protein B2 — protein MDEIETRDLSSSSDSEEEKPSSIKGKTVYRLFGRERPLHMVLGGGKHADVMLWREKKVSAGILGGATAIWFLFEVLDFHFVSLICYTLMLGSACLFLWANAGSFLSRSLPEIPELRIPEALAVKVASDLRILINQAFAVLRDVASGRDMKKFIAVIVGLWMMSVAGRYWEFLTVLYSVMVVAFSVPRFYEKYEDQVDAYGEKAEAEFWKQYAVFDSKVLSKIPKYNNKKMA, from the exons ATGGATGAAATTGAAACTCGCGATTTGTCATCCTCGTCGGATTCCGAGGAGGAAAAACCATCCTCCATCAAGGGCAAGACCGTTTACCGCCTCTTCGGACGCGAGCGGCCCCTTCACATGGTCCTCGGCGGTGGCAAAC ATGCTGATGTAATGCTATGGAGGGAGAAAAAAGTATCAGCAGGGATCCTTGGTGGTGCCACAGCTATTTGGTTTTTGTTTGAAGTGCTTGACTTCCATTTTGTGTCGTTGATCTGTTACACTTTGATGCTCGGTTCAGCTTGTCTCTTCTTGTGGGCAAATGCTGGATCCTTCCTCAGCAG ATCTCTTCCAGAAATCCCGGAACTTAGAATCCCGGAAGCGCTGGCAGTGAAGGTAGCCTCTGATTTGAGGATTCTGATCAATCAAGCATTTGCTGTTTTGAGGGATGTTGCATCAGGAAGGGATATGAAGAAGTTTATCGCG GTGATTGTTGGCTTATGGATGATGTCAGTTGCTGGGCGTTACTGGGAATTCTTGACAGTCCTCTATTCAG TTATGGTGGTGGCATTCAGTGTGCCCCGGTTCTACGAGAAGTATGAAGATCAGGTTGACGCGTATGGGGAGAAGGCAGAGGCTGAGTTTTGGAAACAATATGCAGTGTTTGATTCCAAAGTCTTGAGCAAGATACCAAAGTATAATAATAAGAAGATGGCATGA
- the LOC121766590 gene encoding probable membrane-associated kinase regulator 2 encodes MLNYWRTTGAANGGNSTLTSRPTTPLFLPFSDFGFDGPFFDLEFTLSNHINAHASPNSGDSSEYEEDMREIELNLDAINQNLKPPSTTESNNSEENPKFPLSFVKTAGKFGVLFRKPNFSNEGVEKIEKPKNELLRVKFQVDEVKGPLISLFARDCSISEDPDTNSDSEKLGKEILHKYLNILKPLYVRVEKMRFSGQLRGRDCGSAASPPPEMAKSGFRSNSNLQAGIKVVRKHLVKSRSTSAGAAAVVSPPGNRRDDSLLEVQDGIQGAILHCKRSFHSNSERELSQSVSDACCEKSVISSTLYSGKVV; translated from the exons ATGCTCAATTACTGGCGCACAACCGGCGCCGCCAATGGTGGAAACTCCACCCTCACCTCACGCCCCACCACTCCCCTCTTCCTCCCCTTCTCGGACTTCGGCTTCGACGGTCCATTCTTCGACCTCGAATTCACCCTCTCCAATCACATCAACGCCCACGCATCTCCAAATTCCGGCGACTCATCCGAATACGAAGAAGACATGCGAGAAATCGAGCTCAACCTGGACGCCATCAATCAAAATTTGAAACCGCCGTCGACCACCGAATCGAATAACTCAGAAGAAAATCCCAAATTCCCCCTTTCGTTTGTGAAAACGGCGGGAAAATTCGGAGTCCTCTTCAGAAAACCTAATTTCTCAAATGAGGGTGTTGAGAAAATCGAGAAACCGAAGAATGAGCTTCTTCGGGTTAAATTCCAAGTGGATGAAGTGAAAGGACCGCTGATTTCTCTGTTTGCCAGAGATTGTAGCATCTCGGAAGATCCAGACACGAATTCCGATTCGGAGAAGTTGGGGAAAGAAATTCTGCACAAGTACTTAAATATTCTCAAGCCTTTGTACGTCCGTGTTGAGAAGATGAGGTTTTCCGGCCAGCTGAGAGGTCGGGATTGCGGCAGCGCAGCCTCTCCTCCGCCGGAGATGGCGAAATCGGGGTTTCGGAGCAATAGTAATCTGCAGGCGGGGATTAAAGTGGTGCGTAAGCATTTGGTGAAGAGCCGGTCAACTTCGGCcggggcggcggcggtggtgtcGCCGCCGGGAAACCGCCGTGACGACTCGCTGTTGGAGGTGCAGGATGGGATTCAAGGCGCTATTTTGCATTGCAAGAGATCATTCCATTCAAATAGTG AAAGAGAATTGTCCCAGTCGGTGAGTGATGCATGCTGCGAGAAGTCTGTGATTTCTTCTACTTTATATTCCGGGAAAGTTGTATAG
- the LOC121767764 gene encoding peroxisomal biogenesis factor 6-like has translation MESKHVVMSALGVGIGVGVGLGLASGSNAVGKWAGSAADANGLSPLIMEEEMIGLIGNGRDYNVTFDQFPYYLSEQTRVLLTSATFVHLKKSHFSKHTRNLSPASRAILLSGTTEMYHQMLAKALAHFFEAKLLLLDASDFSLKIQSKYGCSSEPSLKRSTSEATLSRISELFGSFAMLQPKQERRGTLSRKGSAVNLSSYGQEGPAPGMMRRNASASANMNNLALNTLGNSAPPKRASGWCFSEKLFIQTLYKVLTKVSNISPIILYLRNVEPLLGRSQKLYIMFQKMLKKLSGSVVILGSRIVDQEDSYASVDDNIYSLFPYNIEIRPPTDDNNGVNWKAKLEEDMKMFQYQDNKNHISEVLAANDIACDDLGSVCMADTMVLSNYIEEIVVSAISHHLTNVKEPDYRNGKLVISSSSLSHGLGIFQGSHSCGNGAMKLEAHVEQPKVPLDGAAASVPETKSVTTAPESQSEELPASKAPEVAPDNEFERLIRPEVIPASELGVTFADIGALDDIKDSLQELVMLPLRRPDLFEGGLLKPCRGILLFGPPGTGKTMLAKAIANEAGASFINVSMSTIASKWFGEDEKKVRALFTLAGKVSPTIIFVDEVDSMLGQRNKSGEHEAMRKIKNEFMTHWDGLLTNPGERILVLAATNRPFDLDEAIIRRFERRIMVGLPSVENREKIIRTLLAKDKAEGLDFTELATMTEGYSGSDLKNLCITAAYRPVRELIKLECQKEQKRKDEEVPQSGGERVVNIRPLNMQDLKDAKNQVAPSFASEGTIMSELKQWNDLHGEGGSRKKEQLSYFL, from the exons ATGGAATCGAAGCATGTGGTGATGTCCGCGCTGGGCGTGGGCATCGGAGTAGGAGTAGGGCTCGGATTGGCGTCGGGGTCGAACGCAGTTGGGAAATGGGCCGGCAGCGCCGCCGATGCGAACGGATTGTCGCCGCTGATTATGGAGGAGGAGATGATAGGGCTCATCGGTAATGGAAGGGATTACAATGTCACCTTCGATCAATTCCCCTACTATCTAAG TGAACAGACAAGGGTCTTGTTAACAAGTGCTACTTTTGTCCATTTGAAGAAATCCCATTTCTCTAAGCACACGCGCAATCTATCTCCTGCTAGTCGAGCAATTTTGCTGTCTGGAACCACAG AAATGTATCACCAAATGCTTGCTAAGGCCTTAGCTCACTTTTTTGAGGCCAAGTTGTTGTTGTTAGATGCATCCGATTTTTCATTGAAG ATTCAGAGCAAGTACGGATGTTCCAGTGAACCT TCTTTGAAAAGGTCTACATCTGAAGCAACATTGAGCCGAATATCTGAATTATTTGGATCATTTGCAATGCTTCAGCCTAAACAGGAGAGAAGAG GGACTCTAAGCAGGAAGGGTAGTGCAGTCAATCTTTCGTCATA TGGACAGGAAGGTCCTGCTCCAGGAATGATGCGCAGGAATGCATCTGCCTCAGCAAACATGAATAATCTTGCTTTGAATACTCTCGGAAATTCAG CTCCACCAAAGCGTGCAAGTGGCTGGTGTTTTAGTGAGAAACTTTTTATACAAACACTTTACAAG GTTCTTACCAAAGTATCAAACATCAGTCCCATTATACTCTACCTCAGGAATGTTGAGCCACTCTTGGGTAGATCCCAGAAACTGTATATAATGTTCCAGAAAATGTTGAAGAAATTGTCTGGATCCGTAGTCATCCTTGGCTCGAGGATTGTTGACCAAGAAGATAGCTATGCATCAGTTGATGACAACATTTATTCACTATTTCCTTATAACATCGAAATTAGGCCCCCGACCGATGACAATAATGGTGTAAACTGGAAGGCTAAGCTGGAGGAGGATATGAAGATGTTCCAATATCAGGACAACAAAAATCATATAAGTGAGGTACTTGCTGCTAATGACATTGCTTGCGATGATTTGGGCTCTGTCTGTATGGCCGACACAATGGTTCTTAGCAACTATATTGAAGAAATCGTGGTATCAGCTATCTCGCACCATCTGACAAATGTCAAGGAACCTGACTACAGAAACGGGAAGCTTGTTATATCCTCGTCAAG CCTATCCCATGGGTTAGGTATATTTCAGGGAAGTCATTCTTGTGGAAATGGTGCCATGAAGCTCGAAGCCCACGTAGAACAGCCAAAG GTACCATTAGATGGAGCTGCTGCATCAGTGCCTGAAACAAAATCAGTGACAACTGCACCCGAAAGCCAGAGCGAAGAACTCCCAGCATCAAAGGCCCCT GAAGTCGCACCGGACAATGAATTTGAAAGACTCATCCGGCCAGAAGTCATACCAGCGAGTGAGCTTGGTGTGACATTTGCAGATATAGGAGCCTTAGATGATATAAAGGATTCCCTTCAGGAATTAGTGATGCTACCACTTAGAAGACCCGACCTTTTTGAAGGTGGCCTTTTGAAACCATGTAGGGGAATACTGCTTTTCGGGCCTCCTGGTACGGGAAAGACTATGCTGGCCAAGGCCATAGCTAACGAAGCTGGAGCAAGCTTTATCAATGTTTCAATGTCTACTATAGCTTCCAAGTGGTTTGGTGAAGATGAAAAGAAAGTTCGAGCACTATTCACTCTTGCAGGCAAGGTATCTCCAACCATAATTTTCGTGGATGAAGTTGACAGTATGCTTGGGCAACGAAACAAAAGTGGGGAACATGAAGCCATGCGAAAGATTAAGAATGAATTCATGACTCATTGGGATGGCTTACTGACAAACCCTGGTGAAAGAATTCTAGTTCTAGCTGCAACCAATAGGCCATTCGATCTCGATGAAGCAATCATCAGGCGCTTTGAGAGAAG AATTATGGTTGGTTTACCGTCTGTGGAGAACAGAGAGAAGATTATAAGGACGCTATTGGCAAAGGATAAAGCAGAAGGATTGGACTTTACAGAGCTTGCAACAATGACAGAAGGATACAGCGGAAGTGATTTAAAG AACTTGTGTATAACTGCTGCATACCGACCTGTTCGCGAGTTAATAAAGCTAGAATGTCAGAAAGAACAG AAGCGTAAAGATGAGGAAGTGCCGCAGTCTGGTGGGGAGAGGGTAGTCAATATCAGGCCATTGAACATGCAAGATTTGAAAGACGCAAAGAATCAG GTTGCACCTAGCTTTGCAAGTGAAGGGACTATAATGTCAGAGTTGAAGCAATGGAACGACTTACACGGGGAAGGTGGTTCAAGGAAAAAGGAACAACTATCTTACTTCTTGTAG